A stretch of the Kroppenstedtia eburnea genome encodes the following:
- the aepX gene encoding phosphoenolpyruvate mutase yields MNKTTALRKMIQSDQPDFIMEAHNGISAKIVEETGFKGIWASGPTISASLGVRDNNEASWTQVLDVLEFMSDATSIPILLDGDTGYGNFNNARRLVKKLEQRQIAGVCIEDKLFPKTNSFINGEAQPLADVEEFCGKIQAMKDTQQDDDFVVVTRVEALIAGWGLKEALRRAEAYRQAGADAVLIHSKQSDITEIEAFMEEWGGRHPVVMVPTKYYSTPADKFKELGVQLVIWANHNMRASIDAMKTISQQIHREKSLMNVENKVTPIEEIFRLQRAEELGSAEKKYLPQKKVK; encoded by the coding sequence ATGAACAAAACAACGGCTTTACGAAAGATGATTCAATCCGATCAGCCGGATTTTATTATGGAAGCCCATAACGGCATATCCGCAAAAATCGTTGAAGAAACCGGTTTTAAAGGAATCTGGGCCAGCGGACCCACCATCTCCGCCAGCCTGGGGGTCCGGGATAACAACGAAGCTTCCTGGACGCAAGTACTGGATGTGCTGGAATTTATGAGCGACGCCACCTCCATCCCCATCCTCCTCGATGGGGATACGGGGTACGGAAACTTCAATAACGCCAGACGCCTGGTCAAAAAATTGGAACAACGCCAGATCGCAGGTGTCTGTATTGAAGACAAACTGTTCCCAAAGACCAACTCTTTCATTAACGGCGAAGCCCAACCCCTTGCTGACGTGGAGGAGTTTTGCGGAAAGATCCAAGCGATGAAAGATACCCAACAGGACGATGACTTTGTGGTGGTCACGAGGGTGGAAGCCCTGATCGCGGGTTGGGGGCTGAAGGAGGCCTTGCGAAGGGCGGAAGCCTATCGGCAAGCGGGGGCGGATGCGGTTCTGATCCACAGCAAACAGTCGGACATCACAGAGATTGAGGCCTTCATGGAAGAGTGGGGAGGCAGGCATCCTGTGGTCATGGTCCCGACCAAATACTATTCCACTCCGGCAGACAAATTCAAGGAACTGGGAGTCCAACTCGTGATCTGGGCCAACCACAATATGAGAGCATCCATCGATGCCATGAAAACCATTTCGCAACAGATCCATCGGGAAAAAAGTCTGATGAACGTGGAAAACAAGGTGACACCCATCGAGGAAATCTTTCGCCTCCAACGGGCAGAAGAGCTGGGGAGTGCTGAAAAGAAATATCTTCCTCAAAAGAAGGTGAAATGA
- a CDS encoding GntR family transcriptional regulator yields MGTTRPKYQQLKNEIEKWIRSGKFQPGEKIPSELELAEQFGFSRQTVRLAISELVHEKWLYKVQGKGTFLTDTLPIKEGLDPQSHLIGVITTYISDYIFPSIIRGIESHLSPEGYSILLLNTDNDLEKEAAALKTVMDKQVDGLIIEPTQSAYPNPNLNLYFTLLEKQIPLVMLHSSYLELSVRSIRSNDRTGGYLAAKHLIDRGHSRLGGIFKADDLQGKYRFKGYLEAIQAHSLPFHPESVQFYTTEQRKQAAAQYVQLIVDSQIQPPTGIVCYNDEIAFDLVKELKQVNLQVPEDISIVSFDNSQLAEAGEVKLTTVHHPKFQMGVKAAECILQDIRQLRAGKKEILEDYVFEPELIIRSSTKPDRR; encoded by the coding sequence ATGGGCACGACCAGACCAAAATACCAACAGCTTAAAAATGAAATCGAAAAATGGATCCGTTCCGGAAAGTTTCAACCCGGGGAGAAAATCCCCTCCGAGTTGGAGTTGGCTGAGCAGTTTGGTTTCAGCCGCCAAACCGTGCGGCTCGCGATTTCAGAATTGGTTCATGAGAAGTGGCTATATAAGGTACAGGGAAAAGGAACCTTTTTAACCGACACCCTGCCCATCAAAGAAGGCCTCGACCCACAGAGCCATCTCATCGGGGTGATCACGACATACATCTCCGATTACATCTTTCCTTCGATTATCCGAGGCATTGAATCCCATTTGAGCCCTGAAGGATACTCGATCTTGTTACTGAATACGGATAATGATTTGGAAAAAGAGGCCGCTGCATTAAAAACTGTCATGGATAAGCAGGTGGACGGACTGATCATCGAGCCAACCCAAAGTGCTTATCCAAACCCTAATCTAAATCTTTACTTCACACTTCTGGAAAAACAGATCCCTCTGGTCATGCTGCACAGTTCCTATCTTGAATTGAGTGTCCGTTCGATTCGATCCAATGACAGAACAGGAGGATATCTCGCAGCCAAACACCTGATCGACAGAGGACATTCCAGACTTGGCGGGATTTTCAAGGCGGATGATCTGCAGGGCAAGTACAGATTTAAAGGGTATCTGGAAGCTATACAAGCCCACAGTCTCCCGTTTCATCCGGAATCAGTGCAATTTTACACGACCGAACAGCGTAAACAGGCAGCGGCTCAATATGTCCAGTTGATCGTTGATTCACAGATTCAACCCCCGACTGGAATCGTCTGTTACAATGATGAAATCGCCTTTGACCTGGTCAAGGAACTGAAACAGGTGAACCTCCAAGTTCCTGAGGACATTTCCATCGTCAGCTTTGACAATTCCCAACTGGCGGAAGCCGGAGAAGTGAAACTGACCACCGTCCACCATCCCAAATTCCAAATGGGGGTCAAAGCAGCCGAGTGCATATTGCAGGACATCCGCCAACTTCGAGCAGGAAAAAAAGAAATACTGGAGGATTATGTGTTTGAGCCGGAACTGATCATTCGCTCATCCACCAAACCTGATCGAAGATGA
- a CDS encoding 2-aminoethylphosphonate aminotransferase, with protein MRRVKRNILLTPGPATTTDTVKDAQVVPDICPREPEFGRLMETVAMELTRLVADPRETATVLFGGSGTAAVESILSSVVNEGTLLVLNNGAYGRRMCEIADAYGIKYIPFDSSPLEPVDLNALEKQIQTSPHKISHLAVVHHETTTGLLNDIGAMGQLCKKYGIDLIVDAISSFAAIPIQMKAMNISYLAASANKNLQGMPGVSFVIADRTKLDGLRHHKKRNYYLHLYDQYRYFEQTRQLRFTPPVQTLYALNQAIVELKREGVEKRYQRYAKSWQTLIHGINRLGLKHLVPEPHHSKLITSILEPDCAGYDFRHMHDYFYSRNITIYPGKLTNSKTFRIANIGDITHQEIQVFIDLLERYLNSIQYKPKGG; from the coding sequence ATGCGGAGGGTCAAGCGAAACATTCTGTTGACTCCGGGCCCCGCCACCACAACAGACACCGTCAAAGACGCTCAGGTGGTTCCCGATATCTGCCCGCGGGAGCCGGAGTTCGGCCGCCTGATGGAAACCGTGGCCATGGAGCTGACCCGGCTGGTGGCTGACCCCCGGGAAACTGCCACGGTCTTGTTCGGCGGTTCCGGGACGGCGGCGGTGGAGTCCATCCTGAGTTCCGTGGTAAATGAAGGCACTCTGCTCGTCCTCAACAATGGCGCCTACGGCAGACGCATGTGCGAAATCGCCGACGCCTATGGAATCAAATACATCCCCTTTGACAGTTCTCCCTTGGAACCCGTCGATCTGAATGCCCTCGAAAAACAGATCCAGACCTCCCCCCACAAGATCTCCCATCTCGCCGTCGTACATCATGAGACGACCACCGGCCTGTTAAACGACATCGGAGCGATGGGTCAATTGTGCAAAAAATACGGGATCGATCTGATCGTGGATGCCATCAGCTCCTTCGCTGCCATCCCGATTCAGATGAAAGCGATGAATATCAGTTATCTGGCGGCAAGTGCCAACAAAAACCTGCAAGGGATGCCGGGCGTCTCATTTGTGATCGCGGATCGGACCAAATTGGATGGTTTGCGTCACCATAAAAAGCGAAATTACTATCTCCATCTGTATGACCAATACCGGTATTTCGAACAGACCCGCCAACTGCGCTTCACTCCGCCGGTTCAAACCCTGTATGCCCTTAACCAGGCGATTGTGGAGCTGAAACGGGAGGGGGTGGAAAAAAGATATCAACGATATGCAAAATCGTGGCAAACATTGATCCACGGAATCAACCGGCTGGGATTGAAACATCTCGTTCCGGAACCGCATCATTCCAAGCTGATCACCTCCATCCTGGAACCCGATTGTGCCGGATATGACTTCAGGCACATGCATGACTACTTTTACAGCCGGAATATCACGATTTATCCCGGTAAATTGACAAATTCAAAAACCTTCAGAATCGCCAATATCGGGGATATCACCCATCAAGAGATCCAAGTCTTCATCGATCTGTTGGAACGCTACCTGAACAGTATCCAATACAAGCCGAAAGGGGGTTGA
- a CDS encoding alpha-N-arabinofuranosidase produces MTSPQAKMVVDQEHKIGEIDPRIYGSFIEHLGRAIYGGIYEPDHPRADDKGFRTDVIQLVRELNVPIIRYPGGNFVSGYNWEDGVGPRSRRPRRLDLAWRTVETNQVGANEFAEWVRQVDSEMMMAVNLGTRGIDAARNLVEYCNHPGGSYWSDLRKDHGYPEPHRIKTWCLGNEMDGSWQIGHKTAEEYGRLAAEAAKTMKWVDPAIELVVCGSSNSGMPTFPQWEATTLEHTYDEVDYISLHQYYGNRTDDTPSYLANSLDMDRFIRTVIATCDFVKAKKRSKKRLHLSFDEWNVWYHSNEADQKIEPWTIAPPLLEDVYNFEDALLVGTMLITLLKHADRVKIACLAQLVNVIAPIMTENGGRAWRQTIYYPYLHVSRYGRGIALNPAITSPKYDCAEYTDVPYLESAAVYNEEQEELTIFAVNRHLEESLLLECDVRGFENYRVIEYLVLKHQDLKAVNTAQEERVKPQRCEEAVLEDGRLKVPLPKASWNVIRLGKCPS; encoded by the coding sequence ATGACGTCACCCCAAGCGAAGATGGTCGTCGATCAGGAACACAAAATCGGGGAGATCGATCCCCGGATCTACGGTTCTTTTATCGAGCATTTGGGGCGGGCGATCTATGGAGGAATCTATGAGCCGGATCACCCCCGCGCGGATGACAAAGGGTTTCGGACTGATGTGATCCAGCTGGTGCGTGAGTTAAATGTACCCATCATCCGTTACCCGGGAGGGAATTTTGTCTCGGGATACAACTGGGAGGATGGTGTCGGGCCCCGCAGCCGGAGACCGCGTCGGTTGGATCTGGCTTGGCGGACGGTTGAAACCAATCAAGTGGGGGCCAATGAATTTGCAGAATGGGTCCGTCAGGTCGACAGTGAGATGATGATGGCGGTCAATCTGGGAACAAGGGGGATCGATGCGGCGAGAAATTTGGTGGAGTATTGCAATCATCCCGGAGGAAGTTACTGGAGCGATCTGCGAAAGGACCACGGTTATCCAGAGCCCCATCGTATCAAGACTTGGTGTTTGGGTAACGAGATGGATGGATCTTGGCAAATCGGTCATAAAACGGCGGAAGAATACGGACGACTGGCAGCTGAGGCAGCTAAAACGATGAAATGGGTGGATCCGGCGATCGAATTGGTGGTTTGTGGCAGTTCCAATTCCGGCATGCCGACCTTTCCGCAGTGGGAGGCCACTACACTGGAACATACCTATGATGAGGTGGATTACATTTCTCTCCATCAATATTATGGCAACCGGACGGATGACACCCCCAGCTATCTGGCGAATTCCCTGGATATGGATCGGTTTATCCGGACCGTAATCGCCACCTGTGATTTTGTGAAGGCAAAAAAACGGAGCAAGAAGAGACTTCACCTCAGCTTTGATGAATGGAATGTTTGGTACCACTCAAACGAAGCGGATCAGAAAATCGAACCTTGGACCATTGCTCCGCCTCTGTTGGAGGATGTATACAATTTTGAAGATGCCCTCCTGGTAGGAACCATGTTGATCACACTCTTGAAGCATGCAGATCGGGTGAAGATCGCTTGTCTCGCTCAGCTCGTCAATGTGATTGCACCGATCATGACTGAAAACGGGGGGCGTGCATGGCGGCAGACGATCTACTATCCCTATCTCCATGTGTCACGATATGGACGGGGAATCGCCTTGAATCCGGCGATCACATCCCCGAAATATGACTGTGCCGAATATACGGATGTACCCTATCTGGAAAGTGCAGCGGTTTACAATGAAGAACAGGAAGAACTTACGATCTTTGCAGTCAACCGACATCTGGAGGAGTCCCTTCTTTTGGAGTGTGATGTCAGAGGATTCGAAAATTATCGGGTGATCGAATATCTAGTTCTTAAACATCAAGATCTCAAAGCGGTGAACACCGCGCAAGAAGAGCGGGTTAAACCGCAACGATGTGAGGAGGCCGTGCTGGAAGACGGCAGACTGAAGGTTCCTTTGCCCAAAGCGTCATGGAATGTGATCAGATTGGGGAAATGCCCCTCTTGA
- a CDS encoding YheC/YheD family protein has translation MNRGLRKDKWLRYLFMEKDNRLIPHLPETHLFTKKSLQEMIDKYGQVILKPAIGSRGFGVIHVSPLKNNRYQIHHENKKTKIQGIKKTYRKLKELTGSRRYMVQKRVQLAQIGSRPFDIRVIVQRKSSSDPWKVTGKMAKVAGKGYIVTNNERSNGSLMTVKRALQKSSLKHLSPKKIQSEIDQVALLSAESLTERYPDHRIYGLDMGVDQQGQIWIIEANRSPMLSHFRKLKDQRMYRRILKYKKGE, from the coding sequence ATGAATCGGGGTCTGAGAAAAGACAAGTGGCTGCGATATCTGTTTATGGAAAAAGACAACCGATTGATCCCCCACCTGCCGGAAACCCACCTGTTCACCAAGAAATCATTGCAGGAAATGATCGACAAATACGGCCAGGTGATTTTAAAACCTGCGATCGGAAGCCGGGGCTTTGGCGTGATCCACGTGTCACCTCTGAAAAATAACCGCTATCAGATCCACCACGAGAATAAGAAGACAAAGATACAGGGAATTAAAAAGACTTATCGTAAACTGAAGGAGCTGACAGGATCCCGACGCTATATGGTCCAGAAACGGGTGCAACTTGCCCAAATCGGTAGCCGTCCCTTCGATATCCGGGTGATTGTTCAGCGCAAAAGCAGCTCTGATCCATGGAAGGTGACGGGCAAAATGGCCAAGGTGGCCGGGAAAGGATACATTGTGACCAACAATGAACGGAGCAACGGCAGCCTGATGACAGTGAAACGGGCGCTCCAAAAATCATCCCTGAAACACCTTTCACCGAAAAAGATTCAATCCGAAATCGACCAGGTCGCGTTGCTGTCGGCGGAGAGCTTGACCGAACGCTATCCTGACCATCGCATCTACGGGCTGGATATGGGAGTGGACCAGCAAGGACAGATCTGGATCATCGAAGCCAACCGATCTCCCATGCTGTCCCACTTTCGCAAATTGAAAGACCAAAGGATGTATCGGCGTATCCTGAAATATAAAAAAGGGGAGTGA
- the araD gene encoding L-ribulose-5-phosphate 4-epimerase → MLEWLKEAVLEAHLDLPKHRLVTQTWGNVSGIDREQGLVVIKPSGVPYEKLKTQDLVVMDLNGNRVEGELNPSSDTPTHLVLYRHFPQIGGIVHTHSSWATSWAQAGRGIPALGTTHADTFYGEVPCTREMTTAEIQGDYELETGHVIVEAFRDRNPEQVPGVLVHSHAPFSWGKDPRDAVRHAVILEEVAKMAYRSYMLNPLLKPMNPNLLDRHFLRKHGKNAYYGQKTEQGD, encoded by the coding sequence ATGTTGGAATGGTTAAAAGAAGCGGTGTTGGAAGCTCACCTCGATTTGCCCAAGCATCGTCTGGTTACTCAGACCTGGGGAAATGTAAGTGGAATCGACCGGGAGCAGGGGTTGGTAGTGATCAAGCCCAGCGGAGTTCCTTATGAAAAGTTAAAGACGCAGGATCTGGTGGTAATGGATCTGAACGGGAATCGGGTGGAAGGGGAGTTGAATCCCTCTTCCGATACCCCCACGCATCTGGTTTTATATCGACATTTTCCCCAGATTGGAGGGATTGTTCATACGCATTCCTCCTGGGCGACCAGTTGGGCACAAGCGGGGCGGGGAATTCCGGCCCTGGGGACAACGCATGCAGATACCTTTTACGGAGAGGTGCCCTGTACCCGGGAAATGACCACTGCTGAAATCCAAGGTGATTATGAACTGGAAACGGGTCATGTGATCGTGGAAGCTTTTCGTGACCGCAACCCAGAGCAGGTACCGGGTGTGTTGGTTCATTCCCACGCCCCTTTCTCCTGGGGAAAAGATCCCCGGGATGCGGTTCGACACGCTGTCATTTTGGAGGAAGTGGCCAAAATGGCTTATCGGTCCTATATGTTAAACCCTTTATTAAAACCGATGAATCCAAACCTGTTGGACCGCCATTTTCTGCGTAAACACGGAAAGAACGCTTATTATGGCCAAAAAACAGAACAGGGAGACTGA
- the chvE gene encoding multiple monosaccharide ABC transporter substrate-binding protein: MKKVWMWVLVATLALSTIACSTTSGVKANYIGISMPTKSSERWVRDGENMVKAFKRLGYKTDLQYAEDVVENQVSQIENMIAKGVDLLVIAPIYGETLSEVLKLADEQGIEVISYDRLIMNSPHISYYATFDNYQVGVLQGKYIEERLGLKEGKGPCNIELFAGSPDDNNAPFFFEGALSVLQPYINKGQLVVKSGQTDFNQVATLRWDGEVAQKRMDDLLSAHYSTETVDAVLSPYDGISIGVISSLRGVGYERGKMPVITGQDAELASIKSILAGYQTQTVFKDTRRLAEQAVNMAEAILKGEKPEINDTSTYDNGVKVVPSYLLPPVSVDRSNYEEILIDSGYYLRRDLK, translated from the coding sequence ATGAAAAAAGTGTGGATGTGGGTTCTTGTTGCAACCTTGGCTCTTTCCACGATAGCTTGCAGTACAACCAGCGGCGTGAAGGCGAATTATATCGGGATCTCCATGCCGACCAAATCCTCGGAAAGATGGGTCCGGGATGGTGAAAATATGGTGAAGGCATTTAAGAGATTAGGATATAAAACCGATTTACAATATGCGGAAGATGTAGTGGAGAACCAGGTATCACAAATTGAGAACATGATTGCCAAAGGGGTGGATCTTCTCGTCATCGCTCCCATTTACGGGGAGACATTATCCGAGGTTCTGAAATTGGCGGATGAGCAGGGGATTGAAGTGATCTCCTATGACCGGCTGATCATGAACAGTCCCCATATTTCATACTACGCCACCTTTGATAACTACCAAGTAGGTGTTCTGCAAGGAAAATACATCGAGGAGCGGTTGGGTTTAAAAGAGGGAAAAGGCCCCTGCAACATCGAACTGTTTGCCGGTTCCCCGGACGATAACAACGCGCCTTTCTTTTTCGAGGGTGCATTATCGGTCCTACAGCCTTATATCAACAAGGGTCAGTTGGTGGTGAAGAGTGGCCAAACGGATTTTAATCAAGTGGCAACACTTCGCTGGGACGGGGAAGTGGCGCAAAAGCGAATGGACGATCTGTTAAGTGCACATTACTCGACAGAGACGGTTGATGCAGTGTTATCTCCATACGATGGCATCAGTATCGGTGTGATCTCTTCTTTGAGAGGGGTGGGTTACGAAAGGGGGAAAATGCCGGTGATCACCGGGCAGGATGCGGAATTGGCCTCGATTAAATCAATTCTCGCCGGTTATCAGACACAGACGGTGTTCAAGGATACAAGAAGATTGGCTGAACAAGCGGTAAATATGGCCGAAGCCATCTTGAAGGGAGAAAAACCGGAGATCAATGATACAAGTACCTATGATAACGGGGTGAAGGTAGTCCCTTCTTATCTGTTACCCCCGGTCTCTGTGGATCGATCAAACTATGAAGAAATATTGATCGACAGCGGATATTATCTGCGAAGGGATTTGAAATGA
- a CDS encoding ribulokinase has product MTPRYTIGIDFGTESGRAVLVDLSDGRELAEHVTVYPHQVIDQELPGSGVRLGPDWALQHPGDYVEVLKNSVPEVIKTSGIDPRDVIGLGVDFTACTMLPIDKEGEPLCFRPEFNGHPHSWVKLWKHHAAQKEANLITERALQRGEHFLPRYGGRISSEWMVAKVWQILNEAPDIYKSSDRFVEATDWIVCKMTGKMVRNSCTAGYKAMWNKNEGYPSDEFFKSLDPRLQDLTDTKLRGEIVPPGTPVGGLTKEMAEMMGLKPGIAVAAGNVDAHAAVPAVGVVTPGKMVMVMGTSICHMVLGTEEKWVEGMCGGVEDGIIPGYWGYEAGQSAVGDIFAWFVERGVPTYVKTAADKEGLEIHSWLEKEASKYQPGETGLLALDWWNGNRSILVDADLTGLLIGYTLRTKPEEVYRALLESTAFGTRKIIESFREKGVEIHGLVACGGLPQKNQLLMQIYADVTRLEIKIADSTYTPALGAAMFGAVAAGSAAGGYDTIVEAAKNMARLRTKTYQPIPEHVAIYEKLFREYCRLHDYFGRGTNDVMKHLKEIKEEGRELTYAKNPL; this is encoded by the coding sequence ATGACTCCGAGATACACGATCGGTATCGATTTTGGAACCGAATCGGGACGGGCGGTGCTGGTTGACTTGTCAGACGGGAGGGAGCTGGCGGAACATGTCACCGTCTATCCTCATCAAGTCATCGATCAAGAGTTACCCGGATCGGGAGTGAGGCTGGGTCCGGACTGGGCCTTGCAGCATCCAGGTGATTATGTCGAAGTATTGAAAAACTCCGTACCGGAGGTGATCAAAACCTCCGGGATTGATCCCCGGGATGTGATTGGTCTTGGTGTCGATTTTACGGCATGTACCATGCTGCCCATCGACAAAGAAGGGGAGCCTCTCTGTTTTCGACCGGAGTTTAATGGCCATCCGCATAGTTGGGTGAAGCTCTGGAAGCATCATGCGGCACAGAAAGAAGCTAATCTCATCACTGAACGGGCACTACAACGGGGGGAACACTTTCTGCCCCGGTATGGTGGGAGAATCTCCTCGGAATGGATGGTGGCAAAGGTTTGGCAAATCCTGAACGAGGCTCCCGATATATATAAGTCTTCCGATCGGTTCGTGGAGGCTACGGATTGGATTGTCTGTAAGATGACGGGCAAGATGGTTCGCAACAGTTGTACTGCTGGCTACAAAGCAATGTGGAATAAGAATGAGGGGTATCCAAGCGATGAGTTTTTTAAATCTTTGGATCCCCGTCTGCAAGATTTGACAGATACCAAGTTGCGTGGAGAGATTGTTCCTCCGGGAACCCCAGTCGGCGGATTGACGAAAGAGATGGCAGAGATGATGGGTTTAAAACCGGGAATCGCCGTTGCTGCGGGCAATGTGGACGCTCATGCCGCTGTTCCTGCTGTCGGGGTGGTGACTCCGGGCAAGATGGTGATGGTGATGGGAACTTCCATCTGCCATATGGTACTCGGGACGGAAGAGAAGTGGGTGGAAGGAATGTGCGGAGGGGTTGAAGACGGGATCATCCCGGGATATTGGGGATATGAGGCCGGGCAATCTGCGGTGGGGGATATATTTGCATGGTTTGTGGAGCGAGGGGTTCCGACCTATGTAAAAACGGCGGCTGACAAAGAGGGGCTTGAGATCCACAGCTGGTTGGAGAAGGAGGCGAGTAAATATCAGCCGGGGGAAACAGGTCTGTTAGCCCTGGACTGGTGGAATGGCAATCGTTCCATCTTGGTGGATGCGGATCTGACCGGATTGCTGATCGGATATACCCTGCGCACCAAGCCGGAAGAGGTCTACCGTGCTTTACTTGAGAGCACCGCTTTCGGAACCCGGAAGATCATTGAATCTTTCCGGGAAAAAGGGGTGGAGATTCACGGCTTGGTAGCTTGTGGCGGACTGCCGCAAAAAAATCAGCTCCTCATGCAAATTTACGCTGATGTGACCCGGTTGGAAATAAAAATCGCGGACTCCACCTACACTCCGGCTTTAGGTGCAGCCATGTTTGGAGCGGTGGCAGCGGGATCCGCTGCGGGGGGATACGATACGATCGTCGAGGCGGCGAAAAATATGGCTCGCCTTCGCACAAAAACTTATCAACCGATTCCCGAACATGTTGCAATCTATGAGAAGCTCTTCCGGGAGTACTGCAGACTTCATGATTATTTCGGCCGCGGCACAAATGATGTGATGAAACACTTAAAAGAGATCAAGGAAGAGGGAAGGGAGCTTACTTATGCAAAGAACCCCTTATGA
- the araA gene encoding L-arabinose isomerase has product MQRTPYEFWFVTGSQHLYGSEALAEVSSHSRQITQAFNEADSISFPIVVKPVVKTPEEILQLCMEANSDENCAGLITWMHTFSPGKMWIGGLSQLHKPLLHFHTQFHREIPWDRIDMDFMNLHQSAHGDREFGFIATRLGILRKEVVGHWRDEAVQKRLSDWMRTAIACLEGKKLKVARFGDNMRRVAVTEGDKVEAQIQFGWSINGYGVGDLVQRITDISDTAVHQLFREYQERYDFPPEAREAGPIRDSILEQARIELGLKLFLREGGYSAFTTTFEDLHGLKQLPGLAVQRLMSEGYGFGAEGDWRTAGLLRMMKIMADNEGTSFMEDYTYHLEPGNEMILGAHMLEVCPTIAAQRPGIRVHPLSIGGKADPARLVFDGRPGPALNVSLIDLGNRFRLLINKVDAVHPKSAMPHLPVARVLWKPRPSLHDSAEAWMYAGGAHHTVFSYHVTTEQLLDWAEWVDMEALVIDEQTSLSSFRRQLKWNDAYYRIR; this is encoded by the coding sequence ATGCAAAGAACCCCTTATGAATTCTGGTTTGTGACTGGTAGCCAACATCTTTACGGATCGGAAGCGCTGGCGGAAGTCTCTTCCCACTCCCGACAGATTACCCAGGCGTTCAATGAAGCCGATTCCATTTCATTTCCGATTGTGGTGAAACCAGTGGTAAAGACACCGGAGGAAATCCTTCAGCTCTGTATGGAGGCCAATTCCGATGAGAACTGTGCAGGTTTGATCACCTGGATGCATACTTTTTCACCGGGGAAAATGTGGATCGGTGGCTTGTCACAACTTCACAAACCGTTACTCCATTTTCATACACAGTTTCATCGGGAGATTCCTTGGGATCGGATCGATATGGATTTTATGAATCTTCATCAATCAGCCCACGGAGACCGTGAATTTGGCTTTATCGCCACGAGGTTGGGAATTCTCCGTAAAGAGGTGGTGGGTCACTGGAGAGATGAGGCCGTGCAGAAACGGCTCAGTGACTGGATGCGGACTGCAATCGCCTGCCTGGAAGGAAAGAAGCTCAAGGTGGCTCGTTTCGGGGATAACATGCGACGAGTTGCAGTAACTGAAGGGGATAAAGTGGAGGCCCAAATCCAGTTTGGTTGGTCCATCAACGGCTATGGAGTTGGCGATCTGGTTCAACGGATTACAGATATATCCGATACCGCCGTGCATCAATTATTCAGGGAGTACCAAGAGAGATATGATTTTCCCCCCGAAGCGCGGGAAGCGGGACCCATTCGCGACTCCATCTTGGAACAAGCACGTATCGAGCTCGGTCTGAAGTTGTTTTTGCGGGAGGGGGGCTACAGTGCGTTTACAACGACATTTGAAGATTTGCATGGCTTGAAGCAATTACCTGGATTGGCTGTTCAGCGCCTGATGAGCGAAGGGTACGGCTTTGGAGCGGAAGGGGATTGGAGGACAGCAGGTCTGCTTCGCATGATGAAGATCATGGCGGACAATGAAGGTACCTCATTTATGGAGGATTATACCTACCATCTGGAGCCGGGCAATGAGATGATCCTCGGCGCTCACATGTTGGAGGTTTGTCCCACGATTGCCGCCCAGCGACCCGGGATCCGCGTTCATCCCCTTTCCATCGGGGGGAAGGCTGATCCTGCAAGGCTGGTCTTTGACGGCAGGCCCGGACCGGCCCTCAATGTTTCTCTGATCGATCTGGGCAATCGTTTTCGGTTGCTCATCAATAAAGTGGATGCAGTTCACCCCAAAAGCGCGATGCCCCATCTGCCTGTGGCTCGTGTGTTGTGGAAACCGCGACCCTCACTCCATGATTCCGCCGAAGCTTGGATGTACGCAGGTGGTGCCCACCACACGGTCTTCTCCTACCATGTGACGACGGAGCAATTATTGGACTGGGCGGAGTGGGTTGACATGGAAGCTCTTGTCATTGATGAACAGACCTCACTCTCTTCTTTCCGCCGTCAGTTGAAATGGAATGATGCTTATTATCGGATCAGATAG